A section of the bacterium genome encodes:
- the aceE gene encoding pyruvate dehydrogenase (acetyl-transferring), homodimeric type, giving the protein MKNPYLNNDSNDLALDKQEWRESLDAITKILGPQKAKEVLKDLVDHAAKTKVSPQNIAQTPYINTIHASNENPYPGDLALEEKILKLIRWNAMVMVVRANRLDSSIGGHIATYASSAHLYETGFHHFFRGKEAKENSDQIYIQGHASPGIYARSYLEGRFNEQQLINFRRELQPGGGLSSYPHPRSMPDYWEFPTVSMGLGPITAVYQARMAQYLTDRGLKPENTSQVWAFLGDGEMDEPESLGAIHIAQKENLHNLNFVVNCNLQRLDGPVRGNGKVIQDLEGQFRGAGWNVIKVLWSSDWDSIFEKDSQSLLEHKLTGLLDGNMQKMATLDGAQKRQYLCQDNPDLLKLFAHLNDEQVYDLKRGGHDPVKVYNAYAQAQAATNAPTVILAQTIKGYGLGPSGHAANATHQKKKLSDAEVLEFRDRFEVPVSDQDAKDLNFYRPDEKSPEMQYLLEKRKTLGGFLPSRNSAKVPVSKSGSLPDNKVYQEFYDGTKDREVSTTMAFVKLLSNMLKDKTIGKHIVPIVPDEARTFGMESMFSQIGIYSPHGQNYEPVDKKSLLYYKESKTGQLLEEGITEAGSMSSFIAAGNAAQNHGVACIPFFIYYSMFGMQRIGDLVWAAADQNTKGFMMGGTAGRTTLAGEGLQHQDGHSILLAYPVPNLKVYDPAFAYETAIIVEDGLKRMYENNEDIFYYITLENENYAMPAMPKGVKEGILKGMYKYSPSKIDAQKPIVHLMGSGSILNETLKAQSILEEKYKVAAEVWSVTSYKELYTDAVACEEWNTFNPNKPKKQAYVTAQFKGQQGVCVAASDYVKALPHSISNWLPLPLTALGTDGFGLSENREYLRKHFKVDAQSIVYASLSSLSSKGLFDQKKLEQL; this is encoded by the coding sequence ATGAAAAATCCATATTTAAACAATGATTCAAATGACTTAGCCTTGGATAAACAAGAGTGGCGAGAGTCCTTAGATGCTATTACTAAAATTTTAGGACCCCAAAAAGCCAAAGAAGTGCTTAAAGATTTAGTTGATCACGCCGCAAAAACCAAGGTTTCTCCACAAAACATCGCGCAAACGCCATATATCAATACCATCCATGCATCTAATGAAAATCCTTACCCCGGTGACTTAGCCCTTGAAGAGAAAATTCTTAAGCTTATTCGCTGGAATGCCATGGTGATGGTGGTTAGAGCCAACCGTTTAGACTCAAGCATTGGCGGTCATATAGCAACCTATGCTTCTTCTGCGCATTTGTATGAAACTGGCTTCCATCATTTTTTTAGAGGGAAAGAGGCCAAAGAAAATAGCGATCAAATTTACATTCAGGGCCATGCATCTCCAGGTATTTATGCTCGAAGCTATCTTGAAGGTCGCTTCAATGAACAACAGTTGATTAATTTCAGGCGCGAACTCCAACCAGGAGGCGGATTATCCTCATATCCACACCCCAGATCCATGCCGGATTACTGGGAATTTCCAACAGTATCCATGGGCTTAGGGCCAATCACCGCCGTTTACCAAGCCAGAATGGCGCAGTACTTAACAGATCGCGGTTTAAAACCAGAAAACACCAGCCAGGTCTGGGCCTTTTTAGGCGATGGTGAAATGGATGAACCTGAGAGTTTAGGAGCCATACATATTGCACAAAAAGAAAACCTGCATAACCTTAACTTTGTAGTCAACTGTAACTTGCAACGCTTAGACGGTCCAGTTAGAGGGAATGGTAAAGTCATTCAAGACCTCGAAGGGCAGTTTAGAGGCGCAGGCTGGAATGTGATTAAGGTCTTATGGTCTTCCGATTGGGACAGTATTTTTGAAAAAGACTCACAAAGTTTGTTAGAGCATAAACTTACAGGCTTACTTGACGGCAACATGCAAAAAATGGCTACTTTAGACGGTGCACAAAAACGTCAGTATCTATGTCAGGACAATCCAGACTTGTTAAAACTTTTTGCCCATTTAAATGATGAGCAAGTTTATGACCTTAAACGTGGCGGACATGATCCGGTAAAAGTTTACAATGCTTATGCCCAAGCCCAAGCTGCAACCAATGCACCCACCGTTATTCTTGCGCAAACCATTAAAGGTTATGGTCTAGGACCATCTGGCCATGCCGCAAATGCCACTCACCAAAAAAAGAAATTGAGTGACGCTGAGGTCTTAGAGTTTAGAGATCGTTTTGAAGTTCCAGTCTCTGATCAAGATGCCAAAGACTTAAACTTTTATCGCCCTGATGAAAAAAGCCCAGAGATGCAGTATTTGCTTGAAAAACGCAAAACCTTGGGCGGCTTCTTGCCCAGCCGCAATAGTGCTAAAGTTCCGGTGTCAAAATCAGGATCGTTGCCAGACAATAAAGTTTATCAAGAGTTTTATGATGGCACCAAAGACCGTGAAGTTTCAACTACCATGGCTTTTGTTAAACTTTTAAGCAATATGTTAAAAGACAAAACCATTGGCAAACACATTGTACCCATTGTTCCAGATGAAGCTCGTACCTTTGGTATGGAATCCATGTTCAGTCAAATTGGTATTTATTCACCCCATGGCCAAAACTACGAGCCAGTGGATAAAAAAAGCCTGCTTTACTATAAAGAATCTAAAACCGGTCAATTGTTGGAAGAAGGCATCACTGAAGCTGGCTCCATGTCTTCCTTTATTGCTGCTGGCAATGCTGCTCAAAATCATGGTGTAGCTTGTATTCCATTTTTTATTTACTATTCAATGTTTGGCATGCAACGTATTGGTGATTTGGTCTGGGCCGCTGCTGATCAAAACACCAAGGGTTTTATGATGGGTGGAACCGCTGGTCGAACAACCTTGGCTGGAGAAGGTTTACAACACCAAGATGGCCACAGTATTCTTTTGGCTTACCCGGTACCCAATCTTAAAGTCTATGACCCAGCCTTTGCTTATGAAACCGCTATCATTGTTGAAGACGGTCTTAAACGGATGTACGAGAACAATGAAGATATCTTTTATTATATCACTTTAGAAAATGAAAACTATGCCATGCCTGCCATGCCAAAAGGCGTTAAAGAAGGAATTTTAAAAGGCATGTATAAATACAGTCCTTCAAAAATTGATGCCCAAAAACCTATTGTGCACTTGATGGGCAGTGGTTCTATCTTAAATGAGACACTCAAAGCCCAAAGCATTCTTGAAGAAAAGTATAAGGTTGCTGCTGAAGTCTGGAGTGTGACCAGTTACAAAGAACTGTATACGGATGCTGTTGCTTGTGAAGAATGGAATACCTTTAACCCCAACAAACCCAAAAAACAGGCTTATGTTACCGCTCAATTCAAAGGTCAACAAGGTGTTTGTGTTGCTGCCTCAGACTATGTTAAAGCCTTACCACACAGTATTTCCAACTGGTTGCCATTGCCCTTAACGGCTTTAGGCACCGATGGTTTTGGCTTAAGTGAAAACCGAGAGTATTTAAGAAAGCATTTTAAAGTGGATGCCCAGTCCATTGTGTATGCCAGCTTATCCAGCTTAAGCAGCAAAGGCTTGTTTGATCAGAAAAAGTTAGAGCAGCTTTGA
- the acnA gene encoding aconitate hydratase AcnA produces the protein MNSFNTLSSFKHNDKEYFYHDLTKLKDHGFDTDTLPFAMKIVLENLLRYEDGIGVKKSDIEHVAQWDAKNNPDKEIAFMPARVLLQDFTGVPAVVDLAAMRDAIVKMGGDPNKINPLQPAELVIDHSVQVDHFGSEDALDLNTKIEYARNNERYEFLKWGQNAFENFKVVPPSTGIVHQVNLEYLARVVMTRNIDGKNYAFPDTLVGTDSHTTMINGLGILGWGVGGIEAEAAMLGQATTMLLPDVVGFKLSGSLKSHVTATDLVLTITQKLREKGVVGKFVEFYGPGLKSLTLADRATVANMAPEYGATCGIFPVDQKTLDYLKLTGRSAEQIEFAKTYMQKQNMFFTDTSSEAIYSDTLELDLDHVEPSLAGPKRPQDRVALSQLATSFKETLARPIKEQAIENSTEKLKDGSVVIAAITSCTNTSNPSVMLAAGLVAQKARQLGLNTKPWVKTSLAPGSKVVVDYLEKANLLKPLEELKFHVVGFGCTTCIGNSGPLPKEIADAIDSGDLVAASVLSGNRNFEGRVSPRTKVNYLASPPLVVAYALAGRVDIDLDNEPLGQDQNGNDVFFKDIWPEREEIERFVHESVNSEMFKTRYETVLDGDKAWQAIESSTGKTYDWKADSTYIQNPPFFENMSQDTQTVKDINNARVLAYLGDSVTTDHISPAGAIALESPAAQYLRDNNIEPKQFNSYGSRRGNHEVMMRGTFANIRLKNKLLNDVEGGYTNYLPENEQMSIFDASMKYQASHTPLIILAGKEYGTGSSRDWAAKGPKLLGINAVIAQSYERIHRSNLVGMGILPLQFKAGESAESLGLDGTEIFDIQGIAQGVADEFKNIKHLDVTAHKNNGDDVNFEVSVRIDTPNEAHYFKNGGILQYVLRKLAKKS, from the coding sequence ATGAATTCATTTAACACCCTATCCAGCTTTAAACACAACGACAAAGAATACTTTTATCATGATTTAACAAAACTTAAAGATCACGGTTTTGACACAGATACATTACCTTTTGCCATGAAAATTGTCCTTGAAAACTTACTGCGTTATGAAGACGGCATTGGCGTTAAAAAATCAGATATTGAACATGTTGCCCAATGGGATGCTAAAAACAACCCTGATAAAGAAATTGCTTTTATGCCAGCTCGAGTCCTTTTACAGGACTTTACGGGTGTCCCTGCCGTGGTTGACCTGGCCGCCATGCGGGATGCTATTGTAAAAATGGGTGGAGACCCCAACAAAATCAACCCTTTGCAACCCGCTGAGTTGGTCATTGACCACTCCGTGCAAGTGGATCATTTTGGCAGTGAAGATGCTTTAGATTTAAACACAAAAATTGAATATGCGCGCAACAATGAACGTTACGAGTTTTTAAAATGGGGCCAAAATGCCTTTGAAAACTTTAAAGTGGTTCCACCCAGTACAGGGATTGTGCACCAAGTAAACCTAGAATACCTTGCTCGCGTAGTCATGACTCGTAATATTGATGGTAAAAATTATGCTTTCCCTGACACTTTGGTTGGAACAGACTCCCATACTACCATGATCAATGGCTTAGGTATTTTAGGCTGGGGAGTTGGTGGTATTGAAGCCGAAGCTGCCATGCTAGGCCAAGCTACGACTATGCTTTTACCTGATGTTGTTGGTTTTAAACTCAGTGGTTCTCTAAAAAGTCATGTTACTGCCACTGACTTGGTTTTAACCATTACACAAAAGCTCAGAGAAAAAGGCGTTGTAGGTAAGTTTGTTGAATTTTATGGTCCAGGTTTAAAATCATTAACCCTTGCTGACAGAGCTACAGTCGCTAACATGGCACCAGAGTATGGTGCAACTTGTGGTATTTTTCCAGTCGATCAAAAAACTTTGGATTATTTAAAGCTCACTGGACGCTCAGCTGAGCAAATTGAATTTGCAAAAACCTACATGCAAAAACAAAACATGTTTTTTACTGATACCAGCTCTGAAGCAATTTACAGTGATACCTTAGAGTTAGATTTAGATCATGTAGAGCCCAGTTTAGCCGGCCCTAAAAGACCGCAAGACAGAGTTGCTTTATCCCAATTAGCAACAAGCTTTAAAGAAACGCTAGCTCGTCCTATCAAAGAGCAAGCCATAGAAAACTCAACAGAAAAACTTAAAGACGGTTCGGTTGTTATTGCTGCAATTACCAGTTGTACCAACACCTCGAATCCATCGGTGATGTTAGCTGCCGGTTTGGTAGCTCAAAAAGCTAGGCAACTGGGCCTCAATACAAAACCTTGGGTTAAAACCAGTTTGGCGCCTGGCTCAAAAGTGGTGGTTGACTACTTAGAAAAAGCCAATCTTTTAAAACCTTTGGAAGAGTTGAAGTTTCATGTAGTAGGCTTTGGCTGCACAACATGTATTGGTAACAGTGGCCCACTTCCAAAAGAAATTGCCGATGCCATTGATAGTGGTGACTTGGTTGCTGCTTCAGTGCTTAGCGGTAACAGAAATTTTGAAGGGAGAGTAAGCCCTAGAACAAAAGTTAACTATTTAGCATCTCCTCCTTTAGTGGTTGCTTATGCATTAGCGGGTAGAGTTGACATTGACTTAGACAATGAACCTCTGGGTCAAGACCAAAACGGCAATGATGTTTTCTTTAAAGATATTTGGCCAGAACGTGAAGAAATTGAACGTTTTGTTCACGAGTCTGTCAATTCTGAAATGTTTAAAACACGCTATGAAACTGTCTTAGACGGAGATAAAGCTTGGCAAGCCATTGAGTCGAGTACAGGTAAAACCTATGACTGGAAGGCTGACTCAACCTATATTCAAAACCCTCCATTTTTTGAAAACATGAGTCAAGATACTCAAACGGTCAAAGACATAAATAATGCCAGAGTTCTAGCCTATTTGGGTGATAGCGTAACAACAGACCATATTTCTCCTGCTGGCGCAATAGCGCTTGAAAGTCCAGCAGCGCAATATCTTCGTGACAACAATATAGAGCCTAAACAATTTAATTCATATGGATCAAGAAGAGGTAATCATGAGGTGATGATGCGTGGAACCTTTGCCAATATCAGGCTTAAAAACAAGTTACTTAATGATGTTGAGGGCGGCTACACCAACTATTTACCGGAAAATGAACAAATGAGTATTTTTGATGCTTCTATGAAATACCAAGCAAGCCATACTCCCTTGATTATTCTTGCCGGTAAAGAGTACGGCACAGGTTCATCCAGAGACTGGGCTGCAAAGGGACCAAAACTTTTAGGTATTAATGCGGTTATTGCGCAAAGCTATGAACGCATTCATCGTTCTAACCTGGTAGGTATGGGGATCTTGCCTTTACAGTTTAAAGCAGGTGAGAGTGCAGAAAGTTTAGGGTTAGATGGTACTGAGATTTTTGATATTCAAGGTATTGCACAAGGTGTAGCCGATGAATTCAAAAACATAAAACATCTAGATGTAACTGCTCATAAAAACAACGGAGACGATGTTAACTTTGAAGTCAGTGTAAGAATTGATACCCCAAACGAAGCCCATTATTTTAAAAATGGAGGTATTTTACAATACGTTCTAAGAAAATTGGCTAAAAAAAGTTAA
- a CDS encoding porin family protein, whose protein sequence is MKKTLLALALVLATASYANETNTNPLTSNSNATVSGDTQFGIDFAMPYALQVDGNDTNERTNYTLGLDGRYYITDNFNIGGRFSFDVEEQAGTTRQYAFAPGVQYRWYTNEAFNPYVRADVPVTFRGAATSIAGKEDQFDVGVAGGLGVAWNLGESLGIQNMLLRYDFNVQYNFGINDALDVLSVEFFRVGVDYKF, encoded by the coding sequence ATGAAAAAAACATTATTAGCGCTTGCTCTTGTTTTAGCTACAGCAAGTTACGCAAACGAAACCAACACAAATCCATTAACCAGCAACAGCAATGCCACAGTATCTGGTGATACTCAGTTTGGTATTGACTTTGCTATGCCTTATGCATTGCAAGTTGATGGCAACGACACCAATGAAAGAACAAACTATACCTTAGGTTTAGATGGTCGTTACTATATCACTGACAACTTTAACATTGGTGGTCGCTTTAGCTTTGACGTTGAAGAGCAAGCTGGCACAACTCGTCAATATGCTTTTGCTCCAGGTGTTCAATACAGATGGTACACCAATGAAGCCTTTAACCCATATGTAAGGGCTGATGTTCCTGTAACTTTCCGTGGTGCTGCAACAAGTATTGCTGGTAAAGAAGATCAATTTGATGTCGGTGTTGCTGGTGGTTTAGGTGTTGCTTGGAACTTAGGCGAGTCTTTAGGCATTCAAAACATGCTTCTTCGTTACGATTTTAACGTACAGTACAACTTTGGTATCAACGATGCTCTAGACGTATTAAGCGTTGAGTTTTTTAGAGTGGGTGTTGATTACAAGTTTTAA